The proteins below come from a single Xenopus tropicalis strain Nigerian chromosome 9, UCB_Xtro_10.0, whole genome shotgun sequence genomic window:
- the mreg gene encoding melanoregulin isoform X2 — translation MQFKCKSLEYMPIERGHQALSESMCLKDWLCAFCCLRLGCLEYPKNEKQPLVSGNNNQYKTYAVIDDDERNLWSSPHDLSHTEAVDDRMLQSWIQTRNQLEKDSEEWQKLNYEIYTLRQARREVRARWRRILEDLGFQKEAETLLSVTKQSTISNPKNMKRAMELLVKLSDNTTIFPAGWDLPVRYLYIMDRLICLDAVDDFLNIAQKKYPKTKMDISQ, via the exons atgcaattcaaATGCAAATCACTTGAATACATGCCTATTGAGAGAGGGCACCAGGCACTTTCAG AATCCATGTGTTTAAAGGACTGGTTATGTGCCTTCTGCTGCCTGAGGCTGGGATGCCTAGAATACCCCAAAAATGAAAAGCAGCCATTAGTCAG TGGTAATAATAATCAGTATAAAACCTATGCTGTaattgatgatgatgagagaAACCTGTGGAGTTCCCCCCATGACTTGTCTCACACAGAGGCTGTGGATGATCGAATGCTGCAGAGTTGGATCCAGACAAGGAATCAGCTGGAGAAGGATTCTGAG GAATGGCAAAAACTCAACTATGAGATTTACACACTAAGACAGGCAAGGCGAGAGGTGAGGGCACGATGGAGGCGAATTCTTGAAGATTTGG GCTTCCAAAAGGAGGCAGAAACACTGCTGTCTGTAACCAAGCAAAGCACAATCAGCAACCCAAAAAACATGAAGAGAGCAATGGAACTGCTTGTGAAACTGTCTGACAACACCACTATCTTCCCAGCCGGATGGGACCTTCCAGTGCGATATCTCTATATAATG GATCGACTGATCTGTTTGGATGCAGTGGATGACTTTCTTAACATTGCCCAGAAGAAATACCCGAAAACAAAGATGGATATAAGTCAATAG
- the mreg gene encoding melanoregulin isoform X3: MCLKDWLCAFCCLRLGCLEYPKNEKQPLVSGNNNQYKTYAVIDDDERNLWSSPHDLSHTEAVDDRMLQSWIQTRNQLEKDSEEWQKLNYEIYTLRQARREVRARWRRILEDLGFQKEAETLLSVTKQSTISNPKNMKRAMELLVKLSDNTTIFPAGWDLPVRYLYIMDRLICLDAVDDFLNIAQKKYPKTKMDISQ, encoded by the exons ATGTGTTTAAAGGACTGGTTATGTGCCTTCTGCTGCCTGAGGCTGGGATGCCTAGAATACCCCAAAAATGAAAAGCAGCCATTAGTCAG TGGTAATAATAATCAGTATAAAACCTATGCTGTaattgatgatgatgagagaAACCTGTGGAGTTCCCCCCATGACTTGTCTCACACAGAGGCTGTGGATGATCGAATGCTGCAGAGTTGGATCCAGACAAGGAATCAGCTGGAGAAGGATTCTGAG GAATGGCAAAAACTCAACTATGAGATTTACACACTAAGACAGGCAAGGCGAGAGGTGAGGGCACGATGGAGGCGAATTCTTGAAGATTTGG GCTTCCAAAAGGAGGCAGAAACACTGCTGTCTGTAACCAAGCAAAGCACAATCAGCAACCCAAAAAACATGAAGAGAGCAATGGAACTGCTTGTGAAACTGTCTGACAACACCACTATCTTCCCAGCCGGATGGGACCTTCCAGTGCGATATCTCTATATAATG GATCGACTGATCTGTTTGGATGCAGTGGATGACTTTCTTAACATTGCCCAGAAGAAATACCCGAAAACAAAGATGGATATAAGTCAATAG
- the mreg gene encoding melanoregulin isoform X1, with protein sequence MKQQTQNGENPVLKKEASDGKAKDPCIHEAFLEVPKQIISKTLCSPTPESMCLKDWLCAFCCLRLGCLEYPKNEKQPLVSGNNNQYKTYAVIDDDERNLWSSPHDLSHTEAVDDRMLQSWIQTRNQLEKDSEEWQKLNYEIYTLRQARREVRARWRRILEDLGFQKEAETLLSVTKQSTISNPKNMKRAMELLVKLSDNTTIFPAGWDLPVRYLYIMDRLICLDAVDDFLNIAQKKYPKTKMDISQ encoded by the exons ATGAAGCAGCAGACTCAGAATGGAGAGAATCCTGTGCTAAAGAAGGAGGCTTCGGATGGCAAAGCAAAAG ATCCCTGTATTCATGAAGCTTTCCTTGAAGTGCCCAAGCAGATCATTAGCAAGACACTCTGTTCCCCTACTCCAG AATCCATGTGTTTAAAGGACTGGTTATGTGCCTTCTGCTGCCTGAGGCTGGGATGCCTAGAATACCCCAAAAATGAAAAGCAGCCATTAGTCAG TGGTAATAATAATCAGTATAAAACCTATGCTGTaattgatgatgatgagagaAACCTGTGGAGTTCCCCCCATGACTTGTCTCACACAGAGGCTGTGGATGATCGAATGCTGCAGAGTTGGATCCAGACAAGGAATCAGCTGGAGAAGGATTCTGAG GAATGGCAAAAACTCAACTATGAGATTTACACACTAAGACAGGCAAGGCGAGAGGTGAGGGCACGATGGAGGCGAATTCTTGAAGATTTGG GCTTCCAAAAGGAGGCAGAAACACTGCTGTCTGTAACCAAGCAAAGCACAATCAGCAACCCAAAAAACATGAAGAGAGCAATGGAACTGCTTGTGAAACTGTCTGACAACACCACTATCTTCCCAGCCGGATGGGACCTTCCAGTGCGATATCTCTATATAATG GATCGACTGATCTGTTTGGATGCAGTGGATGACTTTCTTAACATTGCCCAGAAGAAATACCCGAAAACAAAGATGGATATAAGTCAATAG